In one Streptomyces sp. NBC_01241 genomic region, the following are encoded:
- a CDS encoding TetR family transcriptional regulator, translating into MTGGHTDDEGPAHPAPKRRGRPSRTSRSAGPDARSRILEAARTEFAERGYDKTSIRGIAKAAGVDSALVHHYFGTKDEVFAAAIALSFEPALVLPAVLGSGPDGMGERLARSFISVWENPVSRAPLLAIMRSALTHEAAAKVLRGFVLRRLLDRVAETLDVPDATFRAELAASHMLGIAMLRYVVRAEPLASADPEQIIEMVAPTLQRYLTEAE; encoded by the coding sequence GTGACCGGCGGCCACACCGACGACGAGGGCCCCGCGCACCCGGCCCCCAAGCGCCGCGGGCGACCCTCCCGCACGTCCCGGAGCGCCGGCCCCGACGCCCGCAGCCGCATCCTGGAGGCGGCCCGCACCGAGTTCGCGGAGCGCGGCTACGACAAGACGTCGATCAGGGGCATCGCCAAGGCGGCAGGCGTCGACTCCGCACTTGTCCACCACTACTTCGGCACGAAGGACGAGGTCTTCGCGGCCGCCATCGCGCTCTCCTTCGAGCCGGCCCTGGTGCTCCCGGCCGTCCTCGGCAGCGGCCCGGACGGCATGGGGGAGCGGCTGGCCCGCTCCTTCATCTCCGTATGGGAGAACCCGGTGTCCAGGGCCCCCCTGCTGGCGATCATGCGGTCCGCGCTGACGCACGAGGCGGCGGCGAAGGTCCTCCGCGGCTTCGTCCTGCGCCGCCTCCTGGACCGCGTGGCCGAGACGCTGGACGTACCGGACGCAACATTCCGCGCGGAACTGGCCGCCTCGCACATGCTCGGGATCGCGATGCTGCGCTACGTCGTCCGGGCGGAACCACTGGCCTCGGCGGACCCGGAGCAGATCATCGAGATGGTGGCACCGACGCTGCAGCGCTACCTGACGGAAGCGGAGTAA
- a CDS encoding sugar phosphate isomerase/epimerase family protein: MAEPVVRIPNAKVALSTASVYPESTSTAFEIAARLGYDGVEIMVWTDPVSQDIEALRRLSDYHQVPILAVHAPCLLITQRVWSTDPWVKLQRARAAAEKLGATTVVVHPPFRWQRNYARDFVTGIWRMADETDVRFAVENMYPWRYRDREMLAYAPDWDVTNDDYRHFTVDLSHTATARTDGMAMVDRMGDRLAHIHLADGKGSNKDEHLVPGRGDQPCAELLEHLARTGFDGHVVIEVNTRRAMSTAEREADLAEALAFTRLHLASSSAEAPRR; encoded by the coding sequence GTGGCAGAACCAGTGGTGCGCATCCCGAATGCGAAGGTTGCCCTGTCGACGGCTTCCGTCTACCCGGAGTCGACGTCGACGGCCTTCGAGATCGCCGCGCGTCTTGGTTACGACGGCGTCGAGATCATGGTGTGGACCGACCCCGTCAGCCAGGACATCGAGGCCCTGCGACGGCTTTCGGACTACCACCAGGTGCCGATCCTCGCCGTCCACGCGCCCTGTCTGCTGATCACCCAGCGCGTCTGGTCCACCGATCCGTGGGTGAAGCTCCAGCGGGCCCGTGCCGCCGCGGAGAAGCTCGGGGCGACGACCGTCGTCGTCCATCCGCCGTTCCGTTGGCAACGCAACTACGCGCGCGACTTCGTCACCGGGATCTGGCGCATGGCCGACGAGACCGACGTGCGGTTCGCCGTCGAGAACATGTACCCGTGGCGCTACCGGGACCGCGAGATGCTCGCGTACGCCCCCGACTGGGACGTCACCAACGACGACTACCGGCACTTCACCGTGGACCTCTCGCACACCGCGACGGCCCGCACCGACGGCATGGCGATGGTGGACCGGATGGGCGACCGGCTCGCCCACATCCACCTCGCCGACGGCAAGGGCTCCAACAAGGACGAACACCTGGTGCCCGGCCGCGGCGACCAGCCCTGCGCCGAACTCCTGGAACACCTGGCCCGTACCGGCTTCGACGGCCATGTCGTCATCGAGGTCAACACCCGCCGTGCCATGTCCACCGCCGAACGCGAGGCCGACCTGGCGGAGGCGCTGGCCTTCACCCGGCTTCACCTGGCGTCGTCCTCGGCCGAGGCGCCGCGCCGGTGA
- a CDS encoding Ppx/GppA phosphatase family protein: MRLGVLDVGSNTVHLLVVDAHPGARPLPAHSHKAELRLAELLDEDGAIGPHGVDRLVATLTDALQAAEDKGCEDVLPFATSAVREASNADQVLARVLDETGIGLAVLSGAEEARLTFLAARRWFGWSAGRLLVLDIGGGSLEMAYGMDEEPDAAVSLPLGAGRLTAGWLPGDPPDPADVRALRRHVRARIARSVGEFTRLGRPDHVVGTSKTFKQLARIAGAARSTDGLYVQRALTRKALEEWVPKLAAMTTEQRGALPGVSEGRAAQLLAGALVAEGAMDLFGVDELEICPWALREGIILRRLDHLPTEPTEPTERAALH, translated from the coding sequence ATGAGACTCGGAGTCCTCGACGTGGGTTCGAACACGGTGCATCTGCTGGTGGTGGACGCGCACCCCGGTGCGCGTCCGCTGCCCGCGCACTCGCACAAGGCGGAGCTGCGCCTGGCCGAACTCCTCGACGAGGACGGGGCGATCGGCCCCCACGGTGTCGACCGGCTCGTGGCAACGCTCACCGACGCGCTCCAGGCCGCCGAGGACAAGGGGTGCGAGGACGTTCTGCCCTTCGCCACGTCCGCGGTACGGGAGGCGAGCAACGCCGACCAGGTGCTGGCCCGGGTGCTGGACGAGACGGGCATCGGCCTCGCCGTCCTCAGCGGCGCGGAGGAGGCCCGGCTCACCTTCCTCGCCGCCCGCCGCTGGTTCGGCTGGTCGGCGGGGCGGCTGCTGGTCCTGGACATCGGGGGCGGCTCGCTGGAGATGGCGTACGGCATGGACGAGGAGCCGGACGCCGCGGTGTCGCTGCCGCTCGGGGCCGGCCGGCTGACCGCCGGGTGGCTGCCGGGCGATCCGCCGGACCCGGCGGACGTGCGGGCGCTGCGCCGTCATGTACGGGCCCGGATCGCCCGGAGTGTCGGCGAGTTCACCCGCCTCGGGCGCCCGGACCACGTCGTCGGCACCTCCAAGACGTTCAAGCAGCTCGCCAGGATCGCGGGCGCCGCACGCTCCACCGACGGCCTGTACGTGCAGCGCGCCCTCACCCGCAAGGCGCTGGAGGAGTGGGTGCCGAAGCTGGCGGCGATGACGACCGAGCAGCGGGGCGCTCTGCCCGGGGTCTCCGAGGGCCGGGCCGCGCAGCTGCTGGCCGGGGCGCTGGTCGCGGAGGGCGCCATGGATCTGTTCGGGGTCGACGAGCTGGAGATCTGCCCCTGGGCGCTGCGCGAGGGCATCATTCTGCGCCGCCTGGACCACCTGCCGACGGAGCCCACGGAGCCGACGGAGCGGGCCGCGCTGCACTGA
- a CDS encoding BACON domain-containing protein, whose amino-acid sequence MTSSRLEPPTHTTGAHRARRRAPHSSTHPPRRPPARYEPHLDGLFTYCLSVLCDHDAATEALGGVLAIAERQDGRCPAGEEERKSWLYALARWMCLRKLAEQKQGRRAHRHKAGKPSGRPQPEPETGREANRTACGPPGKQPSGTAAQGARAGRRTPPTAVGKGAAAPSPSGGSPAGHAPAPESQAAAEAHRRELAQLAWPEAAGTTPEQREALELAVRHRLAPRAVASVLGLEPATARELLAAAACEVERTRAALAVVETGNCPTIARLTGDHRVLLSATLRRELVRHVDDCPRCRRAAERAGAEGPWPGAAVTPAAALPVVEAPRPSAYVAMVHAQRNRSGGPRFDRAGFPMDPKDHAARRDRLRARVVTTTVVATVVAAPVIALWTAYRGAPLTGEGHEGSSVTATEADARQDLDGTSDGHYENAGNARPGPGGPFEDGPGPDVSAEVISSGPARGGLGGLTVEARSSGGTTLIRLTASGGAPVAWSARADASWLRLSSSSGTLAAGESVTIRVHVDHLREPAGPWSARIALAPSGSVVAIRGRGHDATTPPPGGPGHPGTPAPPDSPGPSVPSDPPPSSPDPTHPTDPTPDPTGSPDPTPSPTDPTPSPDPSGPSVPTDPGTGTGTTTPAG is encoded by the coding sequence GTGACGAGCAGCAGACTGGAGCCCCCAACGCACACCACCGGCGCACACCGGGCGCGGCGCCGTGCGCCCCACTCCTCGACGCACCCGCCGCGGCGGCCTCCCGCACGTTACGAGCCGCATCTCGACGGCCTGTTCACCTACTGCCTCTCCGTGCTCTGCGACCACGATGCCGCCACTGAGGCGCTCGGCGGTGTGCTGGCGATCGCGGAACGGCAGGACGGCCGGTGCCCGGCGGGTGAGGAGGAACGTAAATCCTGGCTGTACGCGCTGGCCCGATGGATGTGTCTGCGCAAGCTCGCCGAACAGAAGCAGGGCCGTCGGGCGCACCGCCACAAGGCCGGGAAGCCCTCGGGAAGACCGCAGCCCGAGCCGGAGACGGGGCGGGAGGCGAACCGGACGGCCTGCGGGCCCCCGGGCAAGCAGCCGAGCGGGACGGCCGCCCAGGGGGCGCGTGCGGGACGCCGTACGCCCCCCACCGCCGTCGGGAAGGGCGCTGCCGCCCCCTCCCCGTCCGGCGGCTCCCCGGCGGGCCACGCCCCCGCCCCGGAATCCCAGGCCGCCGCCGAGGCGCACCGCCGCGAACTCGCCCAGCTGGCCTGGCCGGAGGCCGCAGGCACTACCCCCGAACAGCGCGAAGCGCTCGAACTCGCCGTGCGTCACCGCCTCGCCCCGCGCGCCGTCGCCTCCGTCCTGGGCCTCGAACCGGCAACCGCCCGGGAGCTCCTGGCCGCCGCGGCCTGCGAGGTGGAACGCACCCGCGCCGCCCTCGCCGTCGTCGAGACCGGCAACTGCCCCACCATCGCCCGCCTCACCGGCGACCACCGTGTCCTGCTCTCGGCCACCCTGCGCCGCGAACTCGTCCGCCATGTCGACGACTGCCCCCGCTGCCGCCGGGCCGCCGAGCGAGCCGGTGCCGAGGGGCCCTGGCCGGGCGCGGCCGTCACCCCGGCCGCCGCGCTGCCGGTCGTCGAGGCGCCGCGGCCGTCCGCGTACGTCGCGATGGTGCACGCCCAGCGGAACCGGTCCGGCGGCCCGCGCTTCGACCGGGCGGGCTTCCCCATGGACCCGAAGGACCACGCCGCGCGCCGGGACCGGCTGCGGGCCAGGGTCGTGACGACGACGGTGGTGGCGACGGTCGTCGCGGCCCCGGTGATCGCGCTGTGGACCGCCTACCGTGGCGCGCCGCTGACCGGCGAGGGCCACGAGGGCTCCTCGGTCACCGCGACCGAGGCGGACGCCCGCCAGGACCTCGACGGCACCTCGGACGGCCATTACGAGAACGCGGGCAACGCCCGTCCCGGCCCCGGCGGCCCCTTCGAGGACGGCCCCGGTCCGGACGTCTCGGCCGAGGTGATCAGCTCGGGTCCGGCGCGGGGCGGCCTCGGCGGTCTCACCGTCGAGGCCCGCTCGTCCGGCGGCACGACACTGATCCGGCTGACCGCCTCGGGCGGCGCCCCGGTCGCGTGGTCGGCCCGCGCGGACGCGTCCTGGCTGCGCCTGAGCAGCTCCTCGGGGACGCTCGCCGCGGGCGAGAGCGTCACGATCCGCGTCCACGTGGACCACCTGCGGGAACCCGCCGGTCCCTGGAGCGCGCGCATCGCCCTCGCCCCATCCGGTTCGGTCGTGGCGATCCGGGGACGGGGACACGACGCGACGACACCGCCCCCCGGCGGCCCGGGACATCCGGGGACGCCCGCCCCGCCCGACTCCCCGGGCCCGTCCGTACCGTCGGATCCGCCGCCGTCCTCGCCGGATCCCACGCACCCGACCGACCCGACCCCCGACCCGACGGGCTCCCCGGATCCCACACCGTCACCGACCGATCCGACACCGTCCCCGGACCCGTCCGGACCATCGGTCCCCACCGACCCGGGGACGGGTACGGGCACCACGACCCCGGCAGGCTGA
- the radA gene encoding DNA repair protein RadA, translating to MAARTKSAKDRPSYRCTECGWTTAKWLGRCPECQAWGTVEEFGGAPAVRTTAAGRVSTAALPIGQVDSRQATARSTGVGELDRVLGGGLVPGAVVLLAGEPGVGKSTLLLDVAAKAASSDHRTLYVTAEESASQVRLRADRIRAINDHLYLAAETDLSAVLGHLDAVKPSLLILDSVQTVASPEIDGAPGGMAQVREVAGALIRASKERGMSTLLVGHVTKDGAIAGPRLLEHLVDVVLSFEGDRHARLRLVRGVKNRYGATDEVGCFELHDEGITGLADPSGLFLTRRDEPVPGTCLTVTLEGKRPLVAEVQALTVDSQIPSPRRTTSGLETSRVSMMLAVLEQRGRISSLGKRDIYSATVGGVKLSEPAADLAVALALASAASDTPLPKNLVAIGEVGLAGEVRRVTGVQRRLAEAYRLGFTHALVPTDPGKVPAGMKVTEVANMGDALSVLPRRSRAQAPQEESARR from the coding sequence ATGGCTGCCCGTACGAAATCCGCGAAGGACCGGCCGTCCTACCGCTGCACCGAATGCGGCTGGACGACCGCCAAGTGGCTCGGCCGCTGCCCCGAATGCCAGGCATGGGGGACGGTCGAGGAGTTCGGCGGCGCCCCCGCCGTGCGGACCACCGCGGCCGGCCGGGTCAGCACCGCCGCGCTCCCCATCGGCCAGGTCGACAGCCGGCAGGCCACCGCCCGGTCCACCGGCGTCGGTGAGCTGGACCGGGTGCTCGGCGGCGGGCTCGTCCCGGGCGCCGTCGTGCTGCTCGCGGGCGAACCGGGCGTCGGGAAGTCGACGCTGCTGCTGGACGTCGCCGCCAAGGCGGCGAGCAGCGACCACCGCACCCTCTACGTCACCGCCGAGGAGTCCGCGAGCCAGGTGCGCCTGCGCGCCGACCGGATCCGGGCGATCAACGACCATCTGTATCTCGCCGCCGAGACGGACCTGTCCGCGGTCCTCGGCCATCTGGACGCGGTCAAGCCGTCGCTCCTCATCCTCGACTCCGTACAGACCGTCGCCTCGCCCGAGATCGACGGGGCCCCCGGCGGCATGGCGCAGGTCCGGGAGGTCGCCGGTGCCCTCATCCGGGCCTCCAAGGAGCGCGGCATGTCGACGCTCCTGGTCGGCCACGTCACCAAGGACGGGGCGATCGCCGGGCCGAGGCTGCTGGAGCATCTCGTCGATGTGGTGCTGTCGTTCGAGGGCGACCGCCATGCCCGCCTGCGGCTCGTACGCGGCGTCAAGAACAGGTACGGCGCGACCGACGAGGTCGGCTGTTTCGAGCTGCACGACGAGGGCATCACCGGCCTCGCCGACCCGTCCGGGCTGTTCCTCACCCGGCGCGACGAGCCGGTGCCCGGCACCTGCCTGACCGTCACCCTGGAAGGCAAGCGGCCGCTCGTCGCCGAGGTACAGGCGCTGACCGTCGATTCCCAGATCCCTTCACCCCGGCGCACCACCTCGGGGCTGGAGACGTCCCGGGTATCGATGATGCTGGCCGTTCTGGAGCAGCGCGGCCGGATCAGCTCGCTCGGCAAGCGGGACATCTACAGCGCGACGGTCGGCGGAGTGAAGCTCTCCGAGCCCGCCGCGGACCTCGCGGTCGCGCTGGCGCTGGCCAGCGCCGCCAGTGACACACCCCTTCCCAAGAACCTGGTGGCGATCGGCGAGGTGGGCCTCGCGGGCGAGGTCAGACGTGTTACGGGGGTCCAGCGCAGGCTGGCCGAGGCGTACCGCCTGGGCTTCACGCACGCGCTGGTTCCGACCGATCCGGGAAAGGTCCCGGCCGGTATGAAGGTCACAGAAGTCGCCAACATGGGCGATGCTCTGAGCGTGCTCCCGCGCCGGTCTCGCGCACAGGCCCCACAGGAGGAGAGCGCACGCCGGTAG
- the disA gene encoding DNA integrity scanning diadenylate cyclase DisA, producing MAASDRAASPGKSGQGTGNETLMRASLSAVAPGMALRDGLERILRGNTGGLIVLGMDKTVESMCTGGFVLDVEFTATRLRELAKLDGALILDKDMTKILRAGVQLVPDASIPTEETGTRHRTADRVSKQCNFPVVSVSQSMRLIALYVDGERRVLEESAAILSRANQALATLERYKLRLDEVAGTLSALEIEDLVTVRDVTAVAQRLEMVRRIATEIAEYVVELGTDGRLLSLQLDELIAGVEPERELVVRDYVPEPTAKRSRTVAEALTELDALSHTELLELPVVARALGYSGSPETLDSAVSPRGFRLLAKVPRLPGAIIDRLVEHFGGLQKLLAASVDDLQTVDGVGEARARSVREGLSRLAESSILERYV from the coding sequence GTGGCAGCCAGCGACCGGGCAGCATCGCCCGGAAAGTCCGGCCAAGGCACCGGTAACGAGACGCTGATGCGCGCCTCATTGAGTGCCGTCGCGCCCGGAATGGCGCTGCGGGACGGCCTGGAGCGCATTCTCCGCGGCAATACCGGCGGGCTGATCGTGCTCGGCATGGACAAGACCGTCGAGTCGATGTGCACCGGCGGATTCGTGCTGGACGTGGAGTTCACCGCGACGCGCCTGCGGGAGCTGGCCAAGCTCGACGGGGCACTGATCCTCGACAAGGACATGACCAAGATCCTGCGGGCCGGTGTGCAGCTGGTCCCGGACGCCTCCATCCCCACCGAGGAGACCGGCACCCGCCACCGCACGGCGGACCGGGTCTCCAAGCAGTGCAACTTCCCGGTCGTCTCCGTCTCGCAGTCGATGCGTCTGATCGCGCTGTACGTCGACGGGGAGCGCCGGGTCCTGGAGGAGTCCGCCGCGATCCTCTCCCGCGCCAATCAGGCACTCGCCACCCTGGAGCGGTACAAGCTCCGGCTCGACGAGGTCGCGGGCACGCTCTCGGCGCTGGAGATCGAGGACCTGGTGACGGTCCGGGACGTGACGGCCGTCGCACAACGTCTGGAGATGGTCCGCCGGATCGCGACCGAGATCGCGGAGTACGTGGTGGAGTTGGGCACCGACGGCCGGCTTCTCTCGCTCCAGCTCGACGAGTTGATCGCGGGCGTCGAGCCGGAGCGCGAGCTGGTCGTGCGCGACTACGTGCCGGAGCCGACCGCGAAGCGGTCCCGTACGGTCGCCGAGGCGCTGACCGAGCTCGATGCGCTCTCCCACACCGAGCTGCTCGAACTCCCGGTCGTGGCAAGGGCACTGGGGTACAGCGGCTCGCCGGAAACGCTGGATTCGGCGGTCTCGCCGCGCGGCTTCCGGCTGCTGGCGAAGGTGCCGCGGCTGCCCGGGGCCATCATCGACCGGCTGGTGGAGCACTTCGGCGGCCTGCAGAAGCTCCTCGCCGCCAGCGTGGACGACCTCCAGACGGTCGACGGGGTCGGCGAGGCGCGGGCGCGGAGCGTGCGCGAGGGACTGTCACGGCTGGCCGAGTCGTCGATCCTCGAACGGTACGTATAG
- a CDS encoding phosphatase PAP2 family protein: MDSSVTAPLYRDITDFAHDMPSWVQHLAEIWTELGLLVFGVLFITGWWRARRADERALALAVLAPLATAFGYVVSEVLKSMVNEERPCRSVVGAAASLVPCPPTGDWSFPSNHSAIAGAAAVALAIARPRLAWLTVPMALLMAFSRVFVGVHYPHDVAVGLLLGAAVSAAMVAVLYRPARSLARTVRDSGAPVAALVSGPGTAPGQGRGTTTAGRSRRRHGGSRRRR; encoded by the coding sequence ATGGATAGTTCAGTTACTGCCCCGCTCTACCGGGACATCACCGACTTCGCTCATGACATGCCGTCATGGGTTCAACACCTGGCCGAAATATGGACGGAGCTCGGACTCCTGGTCTTCGGCGTCCTGTTCATCACCGGGTGGTGGCGGGCCCGCCGGGCGGACGAGCGCGCCCTGGCCCTGGCGGTGCTCGCGCCCCTCGCGACGGCTTTCGGCTATGTGGTCAGCGAGGTGCTCAAGTCGATGGTGAACGAGGAGCGGCCGTGCCGGTCGGTCGTCGGGGCGGCGGCCTCGCTGGTGCCGTGTCCGCCGACGGGCGACTGGTCGTTCCCCAGCAACCACTCCGCGATCGCCGGCGCGGCAGCCGTCGCCCTGGCGATCGCCCGGCCGCGGCTGGCCTGGCTCACCGTGCCGATGGCCCTGCTGATGGCCTTCTCCCGGGTCTTCGTCGGGGTGCACTATCCGCATGACGTGGCGGTCGGACTGCTGCTGGGTGCGGCGGTGTCGGCCGCGATGGTCGCCGTGCTGTACCGCCCGGCACGGTCGCTCGCCCGGACGGTACGGGACAGCGGGGCGCCGGTGGCGGCCCTGGTGTCGGGGCCGGGCACGGCGCCGGGCCAGGGGCGGGGTACGACGACGGCGGGCCGGTCCCGGCGGCGGCACGGAGGGTCCCGGCGGCGGCGCTGA
- a CDS encoding A/G-specific adenine glycosylase: MTAMTATQTPPASLHTPVIGWFEQHARDLPWRRPEAGAWGVMVSEFMLQQTPVSRVLPVYEQWMARWPRPADLAAEPPGEAVRAWGRLGYPRRALRLHGAAQAITERHGGDVPSEHGQLLALPGIGEYTAAAVASFAYGQRHAVLDTNVRRVFARAATGIQYPPNATTAAERKLARALLPEEDERAARWAAATMELGALVCTAKNEDCTRCPIAGQCAWRLAGKPPHQGPARRGQSYAGTDRQVRGRLLAVLREAVAPVPQSALDAVWDEPVQRARALDGLVADGLVEPLPGGQYRLPMS; encoded by the coding sequence ATGACTGCCATGACTGCGACACAGACGCCCCCCGCTTCCCTCCACACTCCCGTCATCGGGTGGTTCGAGCAGCACGCCCGCGATCTGCCCTGGCGCCGTCCCGAAGCGGGCGCCTGGGGCGTGATGGTGAGCGAGTTCATGCTGCAGCAGACCCCCGTCAGCCGGGTCCTTCCGGTGTACGAACAGTGGATGGCCCGCTGGCCGCGCCCGGCCGACCTGGCCGCCGAGCCGCCCGGTGAGGCGGTCCGCGCCTGGGGACGGCTCGGCTACCCGCGCCGCGCGCTCCGCCTGCACGGGGCCGCGCAGGCCATAACTGAACGGCACGGCGGCGACGTACCGAGCGAGCACGGTCAGCTGCTCGCCCTGCCCGGGATCGGCGAGTACACCGCGGCGGCCGTGGCCTCGTTCGCCTACGGGCAGCGGCATGCCGTACTGGACACGAACGTCCGCCGGGTGTTCGCCCGGGCCGCGACCGGCATCCAGTACCCGCCGAACGCGACCACCGCCGCCGAACGCAAGCTCGCCCGCGCGCTGCTCCCCGAGGAGGACGAACGGGCCGCCCGCTGGGCCGCCGCGACGATGGAGCTCGGCGCCCTCGTCTGCACCGCCAAGAACGAGGACTGCACGCGGTGCCCGATCGCCGGGCAGTGCGCCTGGCGGCTGGCCGGTAAACCCCCCCACCAGGGGCCCGCGCGGCGGGGCCAGTCCTACGCCGGTACGGACCGGCAGGTGCGCGGGCGGCTGCTCGCCGTACTGCGCGAGGCCGTGGCACCGGTGCCGCAGTCGGCCCTGGACGCGGTGTGGGACGAGCCGGTGCAACGCGCCCGGGCACTGGACGGACTGGTCGCGGACGGCCTCGTCGAACCGCTGCCCGGCGGCCAGTACCGGCTGCCGATGAGCTGA
- a CDS encoding SigE family RNA polymerase sigma factor, producing the protein MAQGEVLEFEEYVRTRQDALLRSARRLVPDPVDAQDLLQTALVRTYGRWDGIADKSLADAYLRRVMINTRTEWWRARKLDEVPTEQLPDASVEDGTEQRANRALLMDVLGVLAPKQRSVVVLRHWEQMSTEETAAALGMSTGTVKSTLHRALARLRQELESREAASTEARLREERGRAAAGRAPATGTPVRARATARVREQAGGRMDERGRERCAA; encoded by the coding sequence ATGGCGCAGGGCGAGGTGCTCGAATTCGAGGAGTACGTACGCACCCGGCAGGACGCGCTGCTGCGCAGTGCGCGCCGGCTGGTCCCCGACCCGGTGGACGCGCAGGACCTGCTGCAGACCGCCCTGGTCCGTACGTACGGCCGCTGGGACGGCATCGCCGACAAGTCCCTCGCCGACGCCTATCTGCGCCGCGTCATGATCAACACCCGGACCGAGTGGTGGCGGGCCCGCAAGCTGGACGAGGTCCCCACCGAGCAGCTGCCCGACGCGAGCGTCGAGGACGGCACCGAGCAGCGCGCGAACCGCGCCCTGCTGATGGACGTGCTGGGCGTGCTGGCTCCCAAGCAGCGCAGCGTCGTCGTGCTGCGACACTGGGAGCAGATGAGTACGGAGGAGACGGCGGCGGCCCTCGGCATGTCGACCGGTACGGTGAAGAGCACGCTGCACCGCGCGCTGGCACGGCTGCGCCAGGAGCTGGAGAGCCGCGAAGCGGCGAGCACGGAGGCCCGGCTCCGGGAGGAGCGGGGACGTGCCGCGGCCGGCCGCGCTCCGGCCACTGGTACTCCGGTGCGTGCGCGGGCAACGGCGCGGGTACGGGAGCAGGCGGGCGGGCGGATGGACGAACGGGGGCGGGAGCGGTGCGCGGCCTGA
- the cseB gene encoding two-component system response regulator CseB produces the protein MAETHVLFVEDDDVIREATQLALERDGFAVTAKPDGLSGLEAFRADRPDIALLDVMVPGLDGVSLCRRIRDESTVPVIMLSARADSIDVVLGLEAGADDYVTKPFDGAVLVARIRAVLRRFGHASGGGQPGNGEPDQQPVGGVLVFGDLEIDTEGMEVHRAGEHVALTPTEMRLLLEFSAAPGTVLSRDKLLERVWDYGWGGDTRVVDVHVQRLRTKVGQDRIETVRGFGYKLRP, from the coding sequence ATGGCCGAGACCCACGTCCTGTTCGTCGAGGACGACGACGTCATCCGAGAGGCCACCCAGCTGGCGCTGGAGCGCGACGGCTTCGCGGTCACCGCGAAGCCCGACGGCCTGTCGGGCCTGGAGGCGTTCCGGGCCGACCGTCCCGACATCGCGCTGCTCGACGTGATGGTGCCGGGCCTCGACGGGGTCAGCCTCTGCCGTCGCATCCGCGACGAGTCGACCGTCCCCGTGATCATGCTGTCGGCCCGGGCCGACTCGATCGATGTGGTGCTCGGCCTGGAGGCCGGCGCCGACGACTACGTCACCAAGCCCTTCGACGGGGCGGTCCTGGTCGCCCGGATACGTGCCGTGCTGCGCCGCTTCGGCCATGCGTCGGGCGGCGGGCAGCCGGGCAACGGGGAGCCGGACCAGCAGCCCGTCGGCGGGGTGCTCGTCTTCGGCGACCTGGAGATCGATACCGAGGGCATGGAGGTCCACCGGGCCGGCGAGCACGTGGCGCTGACCCCGACCGAGATGCGGCTGCTGCTGGAGTTCTCCGCCGCGCCCGGCACGGTGCTCTCCCGCGACAAGCTCCTGGAGCGGGTCTGGGACTACGGATGGGGCGGTGACACCCGGGTCGTGGATGTCCATGTGCAGCGGCTGCGCACCAAGGTCGGCCAGGACCGGATCGAGACGGTCCGCGGCTTCGGCTACAAACTCCGGCCATGA